GGACGGCAGGTTGAAGCCGAAGATCTGCAACCCGGGGATCTGGCTGAGGCGCCCCTGGACCTCGGGCAGAATCTCCATCTGGGTGCGTTCGCGCTCGTCCCACGGGGTCATCAGGAAGCCGCCGATGCCCGACTGCACGCCACTGAAGCCGTTGATCTGGAACGACGAATAGTACTCGGGAAACTCCTTGAAGATTTCCACGAACTCGTCGGTGTAGCGGTTCAGGTACTCCAGGTTGGTCGGCTGCGGCGCGTTGGCGATCATGAAGATGATGCCCTGGTCTTCCTCCGGGGCCAGCTCGCTTTTTGTGAACATTGGCTGCAGCATTACTGGGATCAGGGCCATGACGATCACGGCGAACACCAGCACCACCGGGCGGGTGTCGAGGGTGCCGTGCAGGGCGCGCTGGTAGCGCTGCTTGAGGCGCTCGAACAGCAGGTCCAGGCGGTGCGCCAGGCCACTCGGGTTCTCGTCGTGGCGCAGCAGTTTGGCGCACATCATCGGCGACAGGGTCAGGGCGACGATGCCGGAGATGATCACCGCGCCGGCCAGGGTCAGGGCGAACTCCTTGAACAGCGCACCGGTGAGCCCTTCGAGGAAGCCGATCGGCGCGTAGACCGCGGCCAGGGTGATGGTCATCGACACCACCGGCACGGCGATCTCCCGGGCGCCCTCCAGGGCCGCGTCGAACGGCGTCTTGCCTTCCTCGACATGGCGATGGATGTTCTCCACCACGACGATGGCATCGTCCACTACCAGGCCGATGGCCAGCACCATGGCCAGCAGGGTCAGCAGGTTGATCGAGTAGCCCATCAGCTGCATGAAGAACAGCACGCCGATCATCGACAGCGGGATGGTGATCACCGGGATCAGCACCGAGCGGAAGGCGCCGAGGAACAGGAACACCACCACGATGACGATCAGCACCGCCTCGCCCAGGGTCTTCAGCACCTCGTCGATCGAGGCCTGGATGAACTGGGTGGCGTCGTAGGCGATCGATACCTCGAGGTTGGGCGGCAGCTGGGCCTGCAGCTCCGGCATGATGCCGCGCACCTCCTTGATCACGTCCAGCGGGTTGGCGCTGGGCGTGCCCTTGATGCCGATGTACACGGACGGGATGCCGTCGAAGGAGCTGAGCGAGTCGTAGTTCTCCGCGCCCATCTCCACCCGCGCCACGTCGCGCAGCAGCACCCGGCTGTCACCGACCGTCTTCAGCGGAATGGCGGCAAAGGCCTCGGGGGTCTTGAGGTCGGTCTCGGCGTTGATGCTGGTGACCACGTACTGTCCCTTCACTTCGCCGGCGGCGGCGAGGAAGTTGTACTGGCGCACGGCATCGTTGACGTCGCTGGCGGTGACGCCATAGGCGGCCATCTTCACCGGGTCGAGCCACAGGCGCATGGCGAACACCTGGTTGCCGAGGATCTCCGCCTCGGCCATGCCAGGGAGGGTCGCCAGCTTCGGCTGAATCACCCTTGAGAGGTAGTCGGTGATCTGCGGGTTGCTCAGCTCGTCGCTGAAGAAGCTGATGTACATCAGCGCCGAGGCGCCGGCCGCTTCCTTGCTCAGCACTGGGTCCTGGGCTTCCTGCGGCAGCTGGTTCTTCACCTCGTTGGCCTTGGCCAGCAGCTCGGTGAACAGCCGGTCGCTGTCGGCGCCGATGCGTGCATAGATGGAGATGATCGACAGGTTCTGCCGGCTCACCGAGGTCATGTAATCGATGCCCTCGGCGCTGGCCAGGCTCTGCTGCAGGGGCTGGGTGATATAGCCCTGGATGGTCTCGGCGTTGGCCCCGGGGTAGGCGGTGGTCACCGTGATCAGGGCGTTTTCCAGGTGCGGGTACTGGCGTACGGTCAGCTTGTTGAACGCCTGCAGGCCGAGCAGGACGATCAGCAGGCTGACCACGGTGGCCAGCACCGGGCGGCGGATGAAGGGGTCGGTAAAGGCCATGGCTAAGTTCCTTTGCGCCGGTGGCGGATTATTGCCCGGCTTCTGCCGAGCTGGAGGCGTCGGCCCGGTCTGCAGCGAGGCTGACGTGGGCGCCGTTGTCCAGCTTGAGCTGGCCGGCGGTGACCACCTGTTCGCCGCGCTGCAGGCCCTCGAGGATCACCACCTGGCCGTCACGGCGCTCGCCGGTCTTGACGAAGCGCCGCTCCACCACCAGCTGCGGCTGGCCCTGCTCATCCTGCACCGGCTGGCCGTCTTCATCCTGTATCTCGCCGATCACGTACACCGAATTGCCATACAGGGTGTAGGTGATGGCGGTCTCCGGCACCACCACCTGCAGCGACTCGCCGGGCAGCAGGACTTCGAGGTTGGCGAACATGCCCGGCAGCAGCTTGTCGTCCTGGTTGTCCAGGGTGGCGCGTACCTGCACGTTGCGGGTGGTGTCCTCGACCTTCGGGTTGATCGCGGCGATCTCGCCCTCGAACACCTCGCCGGGGTAAGCGGCGACGCTCAGGCGGACCCGCTCGCCGATCGCCAGCCTGGGCACGGCCTGCTCGGGGAGGAAGAAGTCGACATGCAGTTTCGACAGGTCCTGCAGGGTGGCGATATCGGCGCCGGGCGACAGGTAGTCGCCGACATCCACCTGGCGGATACCGATGGCGCCGGCGAAGGGCGCGAGGATGCGTTTCTTCGCCAGTTGCGCCTGCAACTGGGCGACGCTGGCGCTGGCCTTCTGCTCTTCGGCGGAGAGGCGGTCGAACTCGCTCCTGGAGATGTTCGAACGGCTGACCAGGCTGCGGCCGCGCTTGAGCTCGACGCGGGCCAGGCCCAGCTCGGCTTCGGCGGTGGCCAGGTTGGCCCGCTCGACCTGATCGTCCATCTGCAGCAGGGCCTGGCCCTGGGTGACCTTTTCGCCGGAGCGGAACAGCACCTCGCGGATGATGCCGCCGACCTCCACGGTCAGGTCGACGCCCTGATAGGCCTTGAGCGTGCCGATGGCCGGCAGGCGGCTCTGCCAGGGCTGCTCGCTGGCGGCCTTGGCAGCCACGCTGATGGCCGGTTGCGGCGCAGCGAATTGCTGCACCTGCTGGTAGATGCTGAGGCCTTTATAGGCGGCGAGGGCGAGCACCACGAGGGCGACGACGCCCAGCATGATGAGCATGCGGCGGAGCAACATATTCCGGTTCCTTGGCAGGGCAGATGGGGCCTGGGAATAGGCTAGACGGGCACCTTAGTCCCAACGGTGCGAGCAAGTCAAAACGCTGCCTGTGCAAAGTCTTGCAAGGGGCGGGGAGGGGAAAGTGGCGGCTGCAACGCGACGCACGTTGCAGCCGCGGCGGCGGCGCTTAGGCGCGCAACCGCTGGGTCACCTCGCCCAGCTGGCCGGCCAGGCCATGCAGGTTCTGGCTGGCGGCCTCGGTGCGCTGGACGTTGTCCTGGTTGGCCGTGGCAATGGCGGTGATTTCGGTGAGATTACGCGAGATGTCCTCGGCCACCGAGGTCTGTTCCTCGGCGGCGGTGGCGATCTGCCGATTCATGTCGCGGATCGCCTCCACCGCGCCGGTGATGCGTTGCAGCATGGCCCCGGCTTCGGTGACCTGGGTGACGCCGGCCTCGCTGCGGTTCTGCCCGTTCTCGATGGCGCGCACGGCATTGACCGCGCCGGTCTGTACCGTCTCGATGATCTGATTGATCTCCGCGGTGGATTCGGCGGTGCGCTGCGCCAGGGTGCGCACCTCGTCGGCGACCACGGCGAAACCACGGCCCTGCTCGCCGGCACGGGCGGCCTCGATGGCAGCGTTGAGGGCCAGCAGGTTGGTCTGCTCGGCGATTCCGCGAATTACCTCCAGGACCTTGCCGATGCGGCTGCTGTCCTCTTCCAGCCGGCGGATCACCTCGGCGGTGCTGGCGATCTCGCCGCGCATGCCGGTAATGGTCTCGATGGTGGCGCGCATCACCTGCTCGCCCTG
The genomic region above belongs to Pseudomonas benzenivorans and contains:
- a CDS encoding multidrug efflux RND transporter permease subunit; this translates as MAFTDPFIRRPVLATVVSLLIVLLGLQAFNKLTVRQYPHLENALITVTTAYPGANAETIQGYITQPLQQSLASAEGIDYMTSVSRQNLSIISIYARIGADSDRLFTELLAKANEVKNQLPQEAQDPVLSKEAAGASALMYISFFSDELSNPQITDYLSRVIQPKLATLPGMAEAEILGNQVFAMRLWLDPVKMAAYGVTASDVNDAVRQYNFLAAAGEVKGQYVVTSINAETDLKTPEAFAAIPLKTVGDSRVLLRDVARVEMGAENYDSLSSFDGIPSVYIGIKGTPSANPLDVIKEVRGIMPELQAQLPPNLEVSIAYDATQFIQASIDEVLKTLGEAVLIVIVVVFLFLGAFRSVLIPVITIPLSMIGVLFFMQLMGYSINLLTLLAMVLAIGLVVDDAIVVVENIHRHVEEGKTPFDAALEGAREIAVPVVSMTITLAAVYAPIGFLEGLTGALFKEFALTLAGAVIISGIVALTLSPMMCAKLLRHDENPSGLAHRLDLLFERLKQRYQRALHGTLDTRPVVLVFAVIVMALIPVMLQPMFTKSELAPEEDQGIIFMIANAPQPTNLEYLNRYTDEFVEIFKEFPEYYSSFQINGFSGVQSGIGGFLMTPWDERERTQMEILPEVQGRLSQIPGLQIFGFNLPSLPGTGEGPPFQFVINTPNDYESLLQVAERVKARALESGKFYFLNVDLAFDKPEVVVEIDRQKAAQMGVSMQDLGLTLASLLGEGEINRFTIDGRSYKVIAQVERAYRDNPGWLGSYYVKSESGALLPLATLVTVSDRARPTQLNQFQQLNSATIQGVPATDRGVSMGEAIDTVRQIMAEEAPAGFAADYAGAARQYIQEGSALYLTFGLALALIFLVLAAQFESFRDPLVILVTVPLSICGALVPLFLGLSTMNIYTQVGLVTLIGLITKHGILIVEFANQLRRNKGLSRRAAVEEAAAIRLRPVLMTTASMVFAMLPLILASGAGAVSRFDIGLVIATGMTVGTLFTLFVLPCVYSLLARPDPEPIAEATPAR
- a CDS encoding efflux RND transporter periplasmic adaptor subunit translates to MLLRRMLIMLGVVALVVLALAAYKGLSIYQQVQQFAAPQPAISVAAKAASEQPWQSRLPAIGTLKAYQGVDLTVEVGGIIREVLFRSGEKVTQGQALLQMDDQVERANLATAEAELGLARVELKRGRSLVSRSNISRSEFDRLSAEEQKASASVAQLQAQLAKKRILAPFAGAIGIRQVDVGDYLSPGADIATLQDLSKLHVDFFLPEQAVPRLAIGERVRLSVAAYPGEVFEGEIAAINPKVEDTTRNVQVRATLDNQDDKLLPGMFANLEVLLPGESLQVVVPETAITYTLYGNSVYVIGEIQDEDGQPVQDEQGQPQLVVERRFVKTGERRDGQVVILEGLQRGEQVVTAGQLKLDNGAHVSLAADRADASSSAEAGQ
- a CDS encoding methyl-accepting chemotaxis protein, yielding MSASVERTVQLGLLVLLLSSLLIGLFSLWLVNRNLIEPIRQLIEHIAQLSRGNLGQRVDASRQDELGRLATAANTLRDFLAETFGHLQRSSANLDGASGELNAIAALMAEGSRKQFSRTDQVATAMHEMSATAQEVARHAAEAARAADDADHSAQQGEQVMRATIETITGMRGEIASTAEVIRRLEEDSSRIGKVLEVIRGIAEQTNLLALNAAIEAARAGEQGRGFAVVADEVRTLAQRTAESTAEINQIIETVQTGAVNAVRAIENGQNRSEAGVTQVTEAGAMLQRITGAVEAIRDMNRQIATAAEEQTSVAEDISRNLTEITAIATANQDNVQRTEAASQNLHGLAGQLGEVTQRLRA